The Quercus lobata isolate SW786 chromosome 4, ValleyOak3.0 Primary Assembly, whole genome shotgun sequence genome segment AAAGATCCCACAAATGAGGTAAATgttttgtcccatcagccacctgtAGCAAAGCTCCAGACATGTCAAAAGCAATACAATCATTTGCagaaagatggaaaagttaTGAACACGACAGCTTTaacacaaataataaatttcaattcaggcattgatttatatatatttcccaTAGTTATATGCTAATATTTAAGCATTCACAAACACTTACAAGCCGTTAGGTAAGGTATTTTAAGCAacacttttcagtttttaaacaacattacacgtatttccacatattttttcacccacacatatttccaaaaaatacaaacaacattactagaacAACGTTACTAAACAGCCCCTTACTTTTCCAATATAGCGAACATTAATTCCATGAGCATGGAGTGCTTCAGTTAATGTTTGTCCATCCATAGGTGAAACTTCAAGCGTGCAGAGATCTTGTACAAACTTTGGAAGCACAACATTCGTAAGATATGAACTCACTTTCCTtacattttcttcatcttctgctATCTCCTGGTGAAGGCAAAGGGTCAAAAACATATCAgatatttcttttcatttttttatttttttattttctggcTGAATATTAGCACATTTAGAATCCAATAAACTTAACAAACAATATTAATAGGTTCAAACTTGCCTCTTGACTCCCGGACAACTTAAATTCAGTTAAGACATTAGGGTTGAAAAGAATGTCCTCATGTGGTTCAGTTTCAGCTTGGGAAGAAGCACAATCCTTAACATTCTCGTCCCTCCCTTCTTTTGTTACATCCTGTGAACAGAAACAGAAAGAACCACATATTGCAGATTACTAAGAGGAAATTCAAGGCACAAACTAtttcttattataatatatagtgAACAGAAATTGAACTGGTCTTACATGATGATAGTAACATAACATGTGATTTATAGTTTCATGCCCAAATCCAAGTAAATACACAATTCCTTAAATGAAAATATACCCCCACAACTACTGCACCCACCAGATTTTTTTCCgttaattaattttaacaaaatataaaaatatatactcCAATTCAACCTTGGAATTTGCTAATTCTATAGGCCCATAAATATCCCATTCACTAAACACTCTAGTAAACCAGAAATAATGACACAAAAAACGAACCATAGGCACGATGGAGGTGCTACTCCAGAACCatatccacaaaaaaaataataataaaaaggagagaaagagagcgaGAACATGCAGAGTTACAATTTCAAGTATGGCAACCTTTACTGCAAGAAATAGGCAAATTGCTAAAAATGACTCCAATGGGGGTAAGTGTATAGCTCAATTTGTTGCTTCAACTATAGCAGCTATATTCACACCAAAGCAGCTTCTAGAAACACAAACATGACAGATTCTGCTAATTCAAGGGCATTGAGATATTGTCATTTAGTAAACACACATGCATTACACACAGAAAAAGTTCAAATCACTGCTAATTCCATTGTGAATCGTACTGCAACATATATACTTGGCACATAGAGTGAGTTAGCAGTAGGTAGTCCCAGAATACAAGGTGGGGAAAAAAAGGGacaaaaccaataaaatataaataaatatttaatcaCTGAATAAACTTTCAAGGATGCAATACACTCCTAACAAAAACACCACTATACAGCAATCAAAAGCTGCGGTTGCATTTGCCACTCTTCTCACCTGTTCATTAACACCTGCAACTGTTGAAGAATCAGTGGTCACATGAGCATCTCCTTCAGACTTAAATTTTGATCTTTCTGCAGCTTGGGCCTTCTCCCATAAAGCAaacatttatattaaaaatggaaCATATAAAACAAGTTCCAAAGTGTAGTTAATATCAGAATGTCATTACTTACCTGGCAAAAGGCGGTAATTAGTTCTGGTCTCAAGATACAGAATCTGGATCCAGGTCCAGTATAGTTTGCATCGCGAGGAGTTACTCTCATTAAATCCAGAAGATAATGCCTACAAAAAgtagaaaggagaaaaaaataaaaaataaaaataaacaagtgCACGtgcttttataaatataaataagcaTGTTATTTAACAGTTGTGGCATCATCATGAATAAAGTCAGAAACTAGAAGCATAGAAACAGAGTTTTACTACTTTATAGCTAATAAAATGTCAATATTTAAATCATCAAGCTAGCTAGCTAAAATAATGTTTGAGGAAAATGCATGCTTAAAGTGCTGGGTACAGGAGTTAAGCATATTTAACTAAgaatttttgacaaaatttagttaaataTAAAGAAATCCAAGCACTAAGAAGAAGAACGTAATCAAGTAGTCAGGTTTGTGTGACTAATAGACCAATCCAAGAGAGTATCACCTGTCATCACTACCAACAATACCCTTGCATTCCACTGGGGCAGCTAATTTGAAAACATTTCCAGATCCATCTAGAACAGTGTGTTCCTTCAAATGAAGGCGCTTAGCAGCCTCAAGAACCTAAGGATAATAAAAGCTTAGCACTTCTAACAAGGAAACTCATTTCACAATTCACATAGACAAACCCAAGAAGAGAGATCAAACTGGAATCTTCATTGCAATAACATGTTCTTATAAAACATACCAATTACATTTTCACCATAAATGAAagttatatattatttttataggtaTAAACGAAAATTATATTTCTTGTAAGACAGCACAATTAAGCCATTATGGATATCTTAACCCAAGAGAAGTTTAAGTAGTACTCTCACATAGCAATTAACAAAGGCATATTATGCAAAATCTGAAACATGACATGCAACAAATCTTATATGCTCCCTCACCTTGGAATGAAAATCTTCATTCCAACATATCTTCTTGCCATTGTCAACAGAACCGTACAGAAGAGAGTCTGACTTATCCCCTTGAAGAATGCCAGGTAAAACGCTCTGCAACGGAATGTATAAAAGCAATTGAGGGCCAGCTAGAGATCAATTTAAGcaagccaaaataaaaacagCTATCATGAACAAAAGCTTCCAAGTATGTGTACaaatatgtcctaacacaacATGATTTAGTAAACACAAAGCAAAAATTGCTGATAATAAATAACAGGTCATGTAACTAATGTTACTGTAAAAAATACTTGCCAACGAGTCCtccaataaaattattaataataataagttttttttttcctataaggGCTTATATCCTTTCTTGTCGACAAGAATGTCAATAGAGTTGGCCGCAACAGAAGATGTAACTAAGActttatgtgagagagagagccagGAACAGGAAAACACAAGCATGGAAGAGAATGCGATCCCAGTATTTTAACAAATACCTTTGCAGAAAATATGTGTTAAATCATAAAAACACTTTAAGAATAAATGATATATTCTACCTtttaagtcaaaaaaaaaaagaataaatgatatATCAAATACAGTACCTTATTTTTAATAATGAGCTAAAGGCCATAACTCAACTGGCACTTCTGTCTCCCACAATAATTAGTTGGATTGTGAGATCATGAGTTTAAGAACCAttgggtgcatgtgtaacttaacaataaaaaattaaaaatatgtatctTTAATACACACCTGAGCTACAACTCTATGACCTCTGTAATCAATTATGGCCATAGCAAGATTATAAAGTCCAGACACATCAGCTTCCTGGTATGCCTTGGTGCCTTTCAAATCATTATTTGCAGAAGCATATGTAGCCTGCTCACTCTCTGTCAATTGTGTTTCGGCAGACACATTGGAAGGAAATTCCACTACATTATCACCTTCACCTGTAATTTTTGGTTCACATTTTTCCCCATTGGGAATACCACTGTCTCCGTGCAACAAACTGGAAGCCTTATCAGATGAACTGTTTGACAAGCTTGAATTCTCAATGTTTGAATTAGCATTTAATGAACGCTTCTTGGACAACTGCTCAAGGTCCGCATCCACAGCAAAACTAAAGAATATATTGTTGTGAACATAcctatatccaaaaaaaatagatacaACCTAATGTTAATCTGACAAATTAATGCATCTGTCACTTAATAATAAGACTGCATAATAGCACATTACAGAATGTAAATAATTCTCACAGGCAATAAGCATCTATACAAAGCAAAGCAATGTCACAAATTTAACATGTAATAGTTCATCTACGTCAAGATAGCTTATAGCCTGCACTAGAGTACAGTTAATATTGATTAGCTTACTGTGCTGAAAGACAAGTTCTCAACATTGAGGGACAAATATATGTTAAACAACAGTATGTGGACAACATATTACTTTTATAAGTTacaaataatatcaaattaatgccttaaaatctgaaaaaatgtaaccaaaaaaataatttaaaaaatatattattattgaaggTCCCACTAACATATGAAAGCACTCTGGATCTGTTGGGTTTATTGGGGGTATACATCTGCTGATCACTCCAATAGCACCACTAATTGCTGCATCAACAAAATCTGATGTTACTTTGTAGAGGGCCCTATCCCGCAAAATCCTGCAACAAAATTACCTTCTTTAGTTGTAGAGATGGTGGAAACCATATAGAAGAAACTATAATTTAGCATTAGTTATCAAAGTACAGAAAAAGCTAAGGGAATGAGAATCACTGTAACAAGTCCACCAAAGATCAAATACCTTTCCTGAGGAGTTGTATGGGGGAATTCTCGACAAGATTGCAACTCCTCATTCCAATCTCTTTGCATGCCAATCAGCTCACTGCCGTATGAAAGAGTCAATGTGTCCTCTGCTCTGGCTGCATCACGTTTATGTTCTGGCAGGGGGAAACAcaaccaaaattaatttataagtgaaGAAAACAAACCATGGCGTCAAGCAACCTCAAAGTTCACAAAATAAACTCATTTGTAAGCCATGCAGATATAGATGCTAAAAACCTCACAAAAtgtgttgttttattttctatttacaATAATAAAAGTGACTAACTATGCTTTTAGTATTATAGCAAAGATGTATTTCCAGTTGAGGCATTTTAGTAGGGGTCAATTTAATGCACCATAAAAAAGAGGTTACCCAGCATGCTGAAACTAATTGCAATACTCTTTGATATTATAGTAGAAAAGAGGTTGTTAAGTATCAACTTCAAAGGAAAACAGCAGGCTCTTTACAACTCTTTGATGTTGAACTCACCAGGAACTGGATATGATCCCAGCCAGGAGTTTGGTGGCAACAAAGATTGAACATTTTCGAAAGGATGTGCAGAGGCTCTTCTCTCCAAAATTTCACGAAATGCTTCAAAATAAGAAcagagaaaaacaaatttattcaATGTCAGTTGTAAGATTAGCCCACTTCAAACTTTAACAGAATTATACGTCTAAACCATGACCTGTTACCTTTCTTGAACTTGGAGCTTATTTTTTGCAAGAGCCCAACAAGGGTGGTTGCTTCAGAGGAGGTCTTACTCGGCCTTGGGTCAAGTGAATTCCCAGGGCTTGAGTTGACATAAAACATTTTTGTAGTTCCAGTTATACAGAATTTATTACCCTCCAATGTTACTACATCCAAATAAATCAAATCACCAACAAGCCTGACGTCAACAAAAGCACCATTAGTATGTTATCAATTTGGTTCCCACAGAAAACAGTCTTAATGATTTTAGGCAATAAGGTAATGGTGCTGGGGAAATTCTAAAATCCACCTTCTGTAGCTTGGAGGAGGATTAAAGGAGGAAAACACAATGCTCTCCACACATTTGATCTCTGTTGAAGATGATGATAGCAAATTATTCAGTGATCCAGCAACGTCCTCCATAAAACCCAGACCATCAAGCTCTGCGACCTCAGTTTTTACTGTATCTGGATCAAAGTAAAATATGGAAAGCTTAAGTGTCTTAAAGCATTAATAATGTAGAAAATGAATGATGGAAACTGATTGCATGTTCAATATCTCAAACCTCCTGGACTAGAAGCTTTGTTTTGTGTTGTCTCATACTGCAATGCAAGGGACGTTGATAGAGAGGCATGAAGTGTGGAAAGAGAAAGCAATTCTCTTGTACGGTGAACATGAGCCCTTATAGATCTATCGTCATACAATGCTGCCAAAATAGTTTCTATGTTAGAGCCCACAAATAGATTATAATATCACAATAACATAGCTGTGTCAAACTGTCAATATACCGGGAACCATCTCCAATGAGCAACCACCGGTAGTAATGTCAGCTACTTctgaaatttcattaaaatcttctAGATGGTGAGCGGAACCATCCTTCGTGTGCAGCAATAAGTCATAGCATGTGAAATAGCATGTCTCTGGAGCATCAAGAAGAAATTGTCTTATATCCATGACAGAATCTCCTGGATTCAGCTGCAAGTAGTTTAAGAAATTCAACTCGGCAGTCCAGATCTTATAACGGATAAGGTAAATATGATGCCAAggataaataaatcaaatgcCAGAATGAAGGACTAACTGCCTTCCACTTGCAACTATGAATAGAATAATTCAAGTGCCTAGAAATTAAACTACTGAATGCATGCATTGTTCTGCATTTTAAATCAATTAAACGTGGAGTAAAGCCAAAAGTAAAGTTTACTCACTTGCAGCTCAAGTTTCTCACCACTTTGTGTCTTGACAGAGACAGGGTAAAGATGAATGTCACCTGCTATGCCAAGGAGAAGAAACTGGATGAGATAAACGACAGAGAGCTGAAGATCAAGTATCATAATCCATTGCAACagccaaaaactaaaatatattgGAATGAGGCTTTTTGAGTTGGTCGAGATTTTGCACCCAAATACATCATTATAAATGAAAGATAAGAGCTGGCAATCAAAGGATTAAGCTTGAACACAAGTTATTATGAGTAATATGTCATTACCCACTAAATTGACCAAAAAGTCACTATCTGTACATATAATACAAAACCTATCTCCTTTTCAACTTAAAAGAAATCAGAAGTAATAAATCAATCGGTTAAAAAGGTTTTCTTCCCACTTCAATAATTtaagtaaccaaaaaaatttattaaaaaaaatacacaaaagcTAAGCAGACAAATATTTGCGTATCTGTTAATATATGATTATGTATACTTGTACATGTGAGTGTGTGTAATGGTCAGCATGTATAGAAGTATGTGCTCATGCTAACATGTAGTTAAGACATGTATCGCCACATTCTGTTTCCACCTTGCCGAAAACCTCAAAATTAACATTTAACTTTCTCTTCTCTAGGTTAAAATTCCATCTACAGTTTTTGCAATCTTATCCAACTTGTTTTTATgcacatatacacatacatacatacatatacatatatatatatacacatatatataatatgttcaGCATGTATAAGATATGTGTTCATGCCTATACATAGATAAGGTATGTATTGATGCATACTGTTCCCACCTAGCAGAAACCCCCAAAAATTAGCGTtgaactttcttcttctttagattAAACTG includes the following:
- the LOC115983860 gene encoding clustered mitochondria protein-like isoform X1, which translates into the protein MAGKSNKGKNRRGAHNTTNTSESVVSSDAPAKDNLSASESTKADANGVPTVDVTTNAVPEVKESETENAAGQQKQGEAGDIHLYPVSVKTQSGEKLELQLNPGDSVMDIRQFLLDAPETCYFTCYDLLLHTKDGSAHHLEDFNEISEVADITTGGCSLEMVPALYDDRSIRAHVHRTRELLSLSTLHASLSTSLALQYETTQNKASSPGDTVKTEVAELDGLGFMEDVAGSLNNLLSSSSTEIKCVESIVFSSFNPPPSYRRLVGDLIYLDVVTLEGNKFCITGTTKMFYVNSSPGNSLDPRPSKTSSEATTLVGLLQKISSKFKKAFREILERRASAHPFENVQSLLPPNSWLGSYPVPEHKRDAARAEDTLTLSYGSELIGMQRDWNEELQSCREFPHTTPQERILRDRALYKVTSDFVDAAISGAIGVISRCIPPINPTDPECFHMYVHNNIFFSFAVDADLEQLSKKRSLNANSNIENSSLSNSSSDKASSLLHGDSGIPNGEKCEPKITGEGDNVVEFPSNVSAETQLTESEQATYASANNDLKGTKAYQEADVSGLYNLAMAIIDYRGHRVVAQSVLPGILQGDKSDSLLYGSVDNGKKICWNEDFHSKVLEAAKRLHLKEHTVLDGSGNVFKLAAPVECKGIVGSDDRHYLLDLMRVTPRDANYTGPGSRFCILRPELITAFCQAQAAERSKFKSEGDAHVTTDSSTVAGVNEQDVTKEGRDENVKDCASSQAETEPHEDILFNPNVLTEFKLSGSQEEIAEDEENVRKVSSYLTNVVLPKFVQDLCTLEVSPMDGQTLTEALHAHGINVRYIGKVADGTKHLPHLWDLCSNEIVVRSAKHILKDVLRDIEDHDIALAISHFFNCFFGSIQAVGSKVAANNMQSRTHKKDQGGHQSSGKPSKGQGRFKGGASARKNQLSFMNVSSETLWSDIQEFAKLKYQFELPEDARSHVKKVSVIRNLCQKVGITIAARKYDFNSAAPFQTSDIMNLQPVVKHSVPLCSEAKDLVETGKIQLAEGMLSEAYTLFSEAFSILQQVTGPMHREVANCCRYLAMVLYHAGDMAGAIMQQHKELIINEQCLGLDHPDTAHSYGNMALFYHGLNQTELALRHMSRALLLLSLSSGPDHPDVAATFINVAMMYQDIGNMNTALRYLQEALKKNERLLGEEHIQTAVCYHALAIAFNCMGAFKLSHQHEKKTYDILVKQLGEEDSRTRDSQNWMKTFKMRELQMNAQKQKGQALNAASAQKAIDILKAHPDLIQAFQAAATAGGSGTSGTSVNKSLNAAIIGDNPPRGRGVDERAARAAAEVRKKAAARGLLIRPHGVPVQAMPPLTQLLNIINSGMTPDAAEGGESDGVKKEANGHPSNGPVDSKNDELTSGQDQAPVGLGTGLASLDAKKQKAKAKAAA
- the LOC115983860 gene encoding clustered mitochondria protein-like isoform X2; protein product: MAGKSNKGKNRRGAHNTTNTSESVVSSDAPAKDNLSASESTKADANGVPTVDVTTNAVPEVKESETENAAGQQKQGEGDIHLYPVSVKTQSGEKLELQLNPGDSVMDIRQFLLDAPETCYFTCYDLLLHTKDGSAHHLEDFNEISEVADITTGGCSLEMVPALYDDRSIRAHVHRTRELLSLSTLHASLSTSLALQYETTQNKASSPGDTVKTEVAELDGLGFMEDVAGSLNNLLSSSSTEIKCVESIVFSSFNPPPSYRRLVGDLIYLDVVTLEGNKFCITGTTKMFYVNSSPGNSLDPRPSKTSSEATTLVGLLQKISSKFKKAFREILERRASAHPFENVQSLLPPNSWLGSYPVPEHKRDAARAEDTLTLSYGSELIGMQRDWNEELQSCREFPHTTPQERILRDRALYKVTSDFVDAAISGAIGVISRCIPPINPTDPECFHMYVHNNIFFSFAVDADLEQLSKKRSLNANSNIENSSLSNSSSDKASSLLHGDSGIPNGEKCEPKITGEGDNVVEFPSNVSAETQLTESEQATYASANNDLKGTKAYQEADVSGLYNLAMAIIDYRGHRVVAQSVLPGILQGDKSDSLLYGSVDNGKKICWNEDFHSKVLEAAKRLHLKEHTVLDGSGNVFKLAAPVECKGIVGSDDRHYLLDLMRVTPRDANYTGPGSRFCILRPELITAFCQAQAAERSKFKSEGDAHVTTDSSTVAGVNEQDVTKEGRDENVKDCASSQAETEPHEDILFNPNVLTEFKLSGSQEEIAEDEENVRKVSSYLTNVVLPKFVQDLCTLEVSPMDGQTLTEALHAHGINVRYIGKVADGTKHLPHLWDLCSNEIVVRSAKHILKDVLRDIEDHDIALAISHFFNCFFGSIQAVGSKVAANNMQSRTHKKDQGGHQSSGKPSKGQGRFKGGASARKNQLSFMNVSSETLWSDIQEFAKLKYQFELPEDARSHVKKVSVIRNLCQKVGITIAARKYDFNSAAPFQTSDIMNLQPVVKHSVPLCSEAKDLVETGKIQLAEGMLSEAYTLFSEAFSILQQVTGPMHREVANCCRYLAMVLYHAGDMAGAIMQQHKELIINEQCLGLDHPDTAHSYGNMALFYHGLNQTELALRHMSRALLLLSLSSGPDHPDVAATFINVAMMYQDIGNMNTALRYLQEALKKNERLLGEEHIQTAVCYHALAIAFNCMGAFKLSHQHEKKTYDILVKQLGEEDSRTRDSQNWMKTFKMRELQMNAQKQKGQALNAASAQKAIDILKAHPDLIQAFQAAATAGGSGTSGTSVNKSLNAAIIGDNPPRGRGVDERAARAAAEVRKKAAARGLLIRPHGVPVQAMPPLTQLLNIINSGMTPDAAEGGESDGVKKEANGHPSNGPVDSKNDELTSGQDQAPVGLGTGLASLDAKKQKAKAKAAA
- the LOC115983860 gene encoding clustered mitochondria protein-like isoform X3, with protein sequence MAGKSNKGKNRRGAHNTTNTSESVVSSDAPAKDNLSASESTKADANGVPTVDVTTNAVPEVKESETENAAGQQKQGDIHLYPVSVKTQSGEKLELQLNPGDSVMDIRQFLLDAPETCYFTCYDLLLHTKDGSAHHLEDFNEISEVADITTGGCSLEMVPALYDDRSIRAHVHRTRELLSLSTLHASLSTSLALQYETTQNKASSPGDTVKTEVAELDGLGFMEDVAGSLNNLLSSSSTEIKCVESIVFSSFNPPPSYRRLVGDLIYLDVVTLEGNKFCITGTTKMFYVNSSPGNSLDPRPSKTSSEATTLVGLLQKISSKFKKAFREILERRASAHPFENVQSLLPPNSWLGSYPVPEHKRDAARAEDTLTLSYGSELIGMQRDWNEELQSCREFPHTTPQERILRDRALYKVTSDFVDAAISGAIGVISRCIPPINPTDPECFHMYVHNNIFFSFAVDADLEQLSKKRSLNANSNIENSSLSNSSSDKASSLLHGDSGIPNGEKCEPKITGEGDNVVEFPSNVSAETQLTESEQATYASANNDLKGTKAYQEADVSGLYNLAMAIIDYRGHRVVAQSVLPGILQGDKSDSLLYGSVDNGKKICWNEDFHSKVLEAAKRLHLKEHTVLDGSGNVFKLAAPVECKGIVGSDDRHYLLDLMRVTPRDANYTGPGSRFCILRPELITAFCQAQAAERSKFKSEGDAHVTTDSSTVAGVNEQDVTKEGRDENVKDCASSQAETEPHEDILFNPNVLTEFKLSGSQEEIAEDEENVRKVSSYLTNVVLPKFVQDLCTLEVSPMDGQTLTEALHAHGINVRYIGKVADGTKHLPHLWDLCSNEIVVRSAKHILKDVLRDIEDHDIALAISHFFNCFFGSIQAVGSKVAANNMQSRTHKKDQGGHQSSGKPSKGQGRFKGGASARKNQLSFMNVSSETLWSDIQEFAKLKYQFELPEDARSHVKKVSVIRNLCQKVGITIAARKYDFNSAAPFQTSDIMNLQPVVKHSVPLCSEAKDLVETGKIQLAEGMLSEAYTLFSEAFSILQQVTGPMHREVANCCRYLAMVLYHAGDMAGAIMQQHKELIINEQCLGLDHPDTAHSYGNMALFYHGLNQTELALRHMSRALLLLSLSSGPDHPDVAATFINVAMMYQDIGNMNTALRYLQEALKKNERLLGEEHIQTAVCYHALAIAFNCMGAFKLSHQHEKKTYDILVKQLGEEDSRTRDSQNWMKTFKMRELQMNAQKQKGQALNAASAQKAIDILKAHPDLIQAFQAAATAGGSGTSGTSVNKSLNAAIIGDNPPRGRGVDERAARAAAEVRKKAAARGLLIRPHGVPVQAMPPLTQLLNIINSGMTPDAAEGGESDGVKKEANGHPSNGPVDSKNDELTSGQDQAPVGLGTGLASLDAKKQKAKAKAAA